The Spirochaetota bacterium genome has a segment encoding these proteins:
- a CDS encoding NAD(P)/FAD-dependent oxidoreductase produces MNHAEYDAIVIGAGNGGLTAACTLAQGGLRTLMLEQHNVPGGYATSFCRGRFEFEVALHQLSGLGSKEKPGPLRTALDSLGVTDLLEWVEMKNLYRVMVPGYLDVTLPANREEIIEILKGKFPEESKNIDDFFALIYHCWNEFQELYHYNFDTVDINARLDTGFSAEKYPVYSNHAYKNLQEVLDSSFTNPLLKLIVGIFSAYSGPPKQISLIDLAIWLFLYIEYGSYQIKNGSQALSNAIVRRFQESGGDVRFNCGVSKIVVENGAAVGVVTESGDVIGAKNVVSNASPLVVYTEMMDRADVPKGQMRSFRGSAIGPSTFILFIALDCDHSHIAMNESMNFILGPGQRPLYISCYNVDDPDCSPPGTSLVTIVDYQNGERWLSIPPHRYCDAKYEGAEKILGQVEKFYPGFREHIEEIEVATPLTNVRFTRAPGGAIGGFNHYGRHYYLFPMDRPRVRGLHFVGAWTNNPGGFHPTLMNGRAVGLDILEKERISTAGMKG; encoded by the coding sequence ATGAATCACGCGGAATATGATGCGATCGTAATCGGGGCGGGCAACGGTGGTCTTACGGCTGCCTGCACCCTCGCCCAGGGCGGCCTCAGAACGCTGATGCTCGAGCAGCACAACGTTCCCGGCGGCTATGCCACGAGTTTTTGCAGGGGCCGCTTCGAGTTCGAGGTGGCGTTGCATCAATTGAGCGGATTGGGTTCAAAGGAAAAGCCCGGGCCCCTCAGGACGGCGCTGGATTCACTGGGCGTCACGGACCTTTTAGAATGGGTGGAAATGAAAAATCTCTACCGGGTCATGGTCCCCGGCTATCTGGACGTGACGCTTCCGGCAAACCGTGAGGAGATCATCGAAATTTTAAAAGGAAAATTTCCCGAGGAAAGCAAAAACATCGATGATTTTTTTGCGCTGATTTACCACTGCTGGAACGAGTTCCAGGAGCTGTATCATTATAATTTCGACACCGTCGATATCAACGCCAGATTGGATACGGGGTTTTCGGCTGAGAAGTATCCGGTGTATTCCAACCATGCCTATAAAAACCTGCAGGAAGTACTTGATTCGTCTTTCACCAATCCGCTGTTAAAGCTCATCGTCGGGATATTCAGCGCCTATTCCGGACCGCCCAAACAGATAAGTCTGATCGATCTGGCGATATGGCTCTTTCTGTATATTGAATATGGATCATATCAAATTAAGAACGGCTCCCAGGCCCTATCAAACGCCATTGTAAGAAGATTTCAGGAAAGCGGCGGAGACGTTCGTTTTAACTGCGGTGTAAGCAAGATAGTAGTGGAAAACGGAGCGGCTGTGGGCGTTGTCACCGAGTCCGGCGACGTCATTGGCGCAAAGAATGTCGTCTCAAACGCGTCCCCCCTGGTTGTTTACACGGAAATGATGGATCGCGCCGATGTACCGAAAGGGCAGATGAGATCTTTTCGCGGGAGCGCCATAGGCCCTTCGACGTTCATACTCTTCATCGCCCTTGACTGCGACCATTCGCACATCGCCATGAATGAATCGATGAATTTCATCCTCGGCCCGGGCCAGCGGCCCCTCTATATATCCTGCTACAACGTGGATGACCCGGATTGTTCGCCTCCCGGCACGTCCCTGGTGACGATCGTCGATTATCAAAACGGCGAGCGATGGCTGTCAATTCCGCCTCACCGGTATTGTGACGCAAAGTACGAGGGGGCGGAGAAGATCCTCGGCCAGGTGGAGAAATTCTATCCCGGTTTCAGGGAGCACATCGAGGAAATCGAGGTGGCCACCCCGCTGACCAATGTGCGGTTCACCCGCGCCCCCGGCGGCGCCATCGGCGGATTCAACCATTACGGCAGGCATTATTATCTGTTTCCCATGGACCGTCCCCGTGTCAGGGGACTCCACTTTGTCGGGGCATGGACGAACAATCCGGGAGGATTTCACCCGACCCTGATGAATGGAAGGGCGGTCGGACTTGATATTCTAGAGAAAGAGAGAATTTCGACCGCCGGAATGAAAGGCTGA
- a CDS encoding AMP-binding protein, translating into MDYSVGDLYDRCVTFYRHNCAIKYGNVSYTYADMQDKAYRIADALTKLDFRKGDRISFLMANCPEYIFTEYALAKCGIVRVPLAVLLSNNDHIYMMNRAECKALIYHEKMVGRVMEMIPHLETVRTFICIADDASKVPEGHIRMQDLIESYPAQVPDVEVQPRDLCGIYFTGGTTGLPKGVMLSHRAWVGTFITELLEFRISYNEVFCFATPLTHAGGCLMIPILIRGGICLIMDHFDPKEFLELTKKEKITSAFLVPTMLYVLMDHPDISTYDTSSWRNIIYGASAIAPERLKQAITRFGPIFTQLYGQTEAPMAICCLPKEGHVISDPERERRIFSSCGRPTLPCQIRIVDDKLNDVPAGEAGEIIVKHINMMDGYLKDPEITAETIRDDWLHTGDMGKFDEEGYLYIVDRCKDMIISGGFNIYPREIEDVLYEHPAVRTVAVIGVPHDKWGEEVKAIVALYEGKGATEEELIKFVKDRKGSLVTPKTVEFWKEIPVTNLGKIDKKAIRANYWKGKDRLV; encoded by the coding sequence ATGGATTACAGTGTTGGCGATCTCTATGACAGGTGTGTGACGTTTTACAGGCACAATTGCGCCATCAAGTATGGAAACGTATCGTATACCTATGCGGACATGCAGGACAAGGCCTATCGCATCGCCGATGCCCTGACGAAGCTTGATTTCAGGAAAGGCGACCGCATATCATTTTTGATGGCCAATTGCCCGGAATACATCTTTACCGAATACGCCCTGGCCAAGTGCGGCATCGTGCGGGTCCCCCTGGCGGTGCTCCTTTCGAACAACGACCACATCTACATGATGAACAGGGCCGAATGCAAGGCCCTGATTTACCACGAGAAGATGGTGGGGCGGGTTATGGAAATGATCCCTCACCTGGAAACGGTGAGGACCTTCATCTGCATCGCCGATGACGCTTCAAAGGTCCCGGAGGGGCATATCCGCATGCAGGACCTCATCGAGTCATACCCGGCCCAGGTCCCCGATGTTGAAGTCCAGCCCAGGGACCTGTGCGGCATATATTTCACCGGGGGAACCACGGGTCTTCCCAAGGGAGTCATGCTGTCCCACCGCGCCTGGGTGGGGACCTTTATAACCGAGCTCCTTGAGTTCCGTATCAGTTACAATGAAGTGTTCTGTTTCGCGACTCCCCTGACCCACGCCGGCGGCTGCCTCATGATCCCGATACTCATCCGTGGCGGCATATGCCTCATCATGGACCACTTTGATCCCAAGGAGTTCCTCGAGCTGACGAAAAAGGAAAAGATCACCTCCGCGTTCCTGGTCCCGACCATGCTCTATGTGCTCATGGATCATCCGGATATCAGCACCTACGATACCTCGAGCTGGCGCAATATCATCTACGGCGCGTCGGCCATCGCCCCGGAGCGCCTCAAGCAGGCCATCACCAGGTTCGGGCCGATTTTCACGCAGCTCTATGGCCAGACCGAGGCCCCCATGGCGATCTGCTGTTTGCCCAAGGAAGGCCATGTCATAAGCGATCCGGAAAGGGAGCGGCGGATATTCAGCTCCTGCGGCAGGCCAACGCTTCCCTGTCAGATACGGATCGTGGACGATAAACTGAATGACGTTCCCGCCGGGGAGGCGGGCGAGATCATCGTCAAGCATATCAACATGATGGACGGCTATCTCAAGGACCCGGAGATCACGGCTGAAACGATCAGGGACGACTGGCTCCATACCGGCGACATGGGGAAATTCGACGAAGAGGGCTACCTGTACATAGTGGACCGCTGCAAGGACATGATCATCAGCGGCGGATTCAACATCTATCCCCGTGAGATCGAGGATGTCCTCTACGAGCATCCGGCGGTGAGAACCGTGGCCGTCATCGGGGTCCCCCACGACAAGTGGGGAGAGGAGGTCAAGGCGATAGTCGCGCTCTATGAAGGAAAGGGCGCGACGGAAGAGGAATTGATCAAGTTCGTCAAGGACAGGAAGGGCAGCCTCGTAACCCCCAAGACCGTCGAGTTCTGGAAGGAAATACCGGTGACGAATCTCGGGAAGATCGACAAAAAGGCCATTCGCGCGAACTACTGGAAAGGGAAAGACCGTCTGGTGTGA
- a CDS encoding enoyl-CoA hydratase/isomerase family protein, whose amino-acid sequence MVRRINKAAVIGSGIMGGGIAALLAAAGVETLLLDIVPFDLKEEEKKDKKARNRIVTMGLENATKAKPPLFYKKEHAMRISTGNLEDDFDKLKECDWIIEVVVENLKIKQELFARIDAVRKADAVVSSNTSGIPLKAMSKGLSKGFREHFLGTHFFNPVRYMHLLEIIPGESTKKEVLDLIAGFGESRLGKGIVWAKDTPNFVGNRIGIHGIGKTMQAMIQEGLTIPEVDAIFGPAMGRPKTAIFKTGDMVGLDTMVHVCQNTYDMCPDDEERDVFLVPDFVKAMVDKKLLGNKTKAGFYKKEVTPEFKKISLVINPATGNYEEAKKIEFPCLAEAKKAATLADKLKAVLYGDDRGAQFAWKVTAGQLIYAANKIPEIANSIVDIDNAMKWGFNWEMGPFEIWDAIGLKKSIQKMEKEGMKVPAKVKAMVTKGVTSFYKNEKGIKSAWDFATKKYKEIVVNEKALELASFRAKKKVVKTSPSCSLIDIGDGIFCLEFHSKMNALNRSMVDFLFQAMEVIEKEAAGVVIGNQAPGMPGAFSAGGDLGYMLTLAKEGKFSDIDQFIREVHTSIMNLRYAPFPVVAAPYGLTLGGGCEICLGSDRIVAHADLFMGLVEVGAGLLPGGCGMINLWRRFITTKPETAKLTDMGSFFIQCFMNVVQAKVSKSAEDARTNSFLTATDRIVMNKDQLIGEAKKECLKMVDDGYAPPLKKKIPVMGRDGIGMIWAEMLNMRTAGTMPPYMETIAKKICHCMAGGDVMNGSLVNEEYLMTLERESFVDLWRNENTQKMAAHILGTGKPLIM is encoded by the coding sequence ATGGTCAGGAGAATTAACAAGGCTGCAGTTATTGGCTCCGGAATCATGGGTGGTGGCATTGCAGCGCTTCTAGCCGCGGCTGGCGTGGAAACGCTTTTGCTCGACATTGTTCCATTCGATCTGAAGGAAGAAGAAAAGAAGGATAAGAAGGCCAGGAACCGGATTGTCACTATGGGACTGGAAAACGCAACGAAGGCGAAGCCGCCCCTCTTCTATAAGAAAGAGCATGCCATGCGGATCAGCACAGGCAACCTGGAAGACGATTTTGACAAGCTCAAGGAGTGCGACTGGATCATCGAGGTTGTCGTCGAGAACCTGAAGATCAAGCAGGAGCTCTTCGCGCGCATCGACGCGGTACGCAAGGCCGACGCCGTCGTGTCCTCCAACACCTCCGGCATTCCGCTGAAGGCCATGTCGAAGGGCCTGAGCAAGGGCTTCAGGGAGCACTTTCTCGGCACGCACTTTTTCAATCCCGTCCGGTACATGCACCTCCTGGAGATCATCCCCGGGGAGTCCACGAAGAAGGAAGTGCTGGACCTGATCGCCGGGTTCGGCGAGTCCAGGCTCGGCAAGGGCATAGTCTGGGCGAAGGATACGCCCAACTTTGTCGGCAACCGCATCGGCATCCACGGCATCGGCAAGACCATGCAGGCCATGATCCAGGAAGGCCTGACCATCCCGGAAGTGGACGCGATCTTCGGGCCCGCCATGGGGCGCCCCAAGACGGCCATCTTCAAGACCGGCGACATGGTAGGACTGGACACCATGGTGCACGTATGCCAGAACACCTACGACATGTGCCCGGACGATGAGGAGCGCGATGTCTTCCTGGTGCCGGATTTCGTAAAGGCCATGGTGGACAAGAAGCTCCTCGGCAATAAGACCAAGGCGGGTTTCTATAAGAAGGAAGTAACCCCTGAGTTCAAGAAGATCAGCCTGGTCATCAATCCCGCCACCGGCAATTACGAAGAGGCGAAAAAAATAGAGTTCCCCTGCCTGGCCGAAGCGAAAAAGGCTGCCACCCTGGCGGATAAGTTAAAGGCCGTCCTGTACGGCGATGACCGCGGCGCCCAGTTCGCATGGAAGGTGACGGCCGGGCAGCTCATCTACGCAGCCAACAAGATCCCCGAGATAGCCAATTCCATCGTGGACATCGACAACGCCATGAAGTGGGGTTTCAACTGGGAGATGGGCCCCTTCGAGATCTGGGACGCCATCGGCCTGAAGAAGTCGATCCAGAAGATGGAAAAGGAGGGCATGAAGGTCCCCGCAAAAGTGAAGGCCATGGTAACGAAAGGAGTCACCTCCTTTTATAAAAACGAAAAAGGCATAAAGTCAGCCTGGGATTTCGCAACCAAGAAGTATAAAGAAATTGTAGTCAATGAAAAGGCCCTTGAGCTTGCCTCCTTCCGGGCAAAGAAGAAAGTTGTGAAGACCTCGCCCTCATGCTCGCTGATCGATATAGGCGACGGCATCTTTTGCCTGGAATTTCATTCCAAGATGAACGCCCTCAACCGGTCCATGGTCGATTTCCTCTTCCAGGCAATGGAGGTCATCGAGAAGGAAGCGGCCGGCGTGGTCATCGGTAACCAGGCCCCGGGCATGCCCGGCGCGTTCTCTGCCGGCGGGGACCTGGGCTACATGCTCACCCTGGCCAAGGAGGGGAAATTCTCCGATATCGACCAGTTCATCCGCGAGGTCCATACGTCAATAATGAACCTGCGCTACGCGCCGTTCCCGGTCGTGGCGGCGCCCTACGGACTCACCCTGGGCGGCGGCTGCGAGATCTGTCTCGGCTCGGACCGCATCGTTGCCCACGCGGACCTGTTCATGGGCCTGGTCGAGGTGGGGGCCGGTCTTCTCCCCGGGGGCTGCGGCATGATAAACCTCTGGCGGCGCTTCATCACCACCAAGCCTGAAACGGCGAAGCTGACCGACATGGGCTCCTTCTTCATCCAGTGCTTCATGAATGTCGTGCAGGCCAAGGTCTCCAAGTCGGCCGAGGATGCCCGCACTAACAGCTTCCTGACGGCCACTGACCGGATCGTCATGAACAAGGACCAGCTTATCGGCGAGGCGAAGAAGGAATGCCTCAAGATGGTCGATGACGGCTACGCTCCCCCGTTGAAGAAGAAGATCCCCGTCATGGGCCGCGACGGCATAGGTATGATCTGGGCCGAGATGCTGAACATGCGCACGGCCGGCACCATGCCGCCCTATATGGAAACCATAGCCAAGAAGATATGCCACTGCATGGCTGGCGGCGATGTCATGAACGGATCGCTCGTAAACGAGGAGTATCTCATGACCCTGGAGCGCGAGTCTTTTGTAGATCTCTGGAGGAACGAGAACACGCAGAAGATGGCCGCCCATATCCTTGGGACCGGCAAGCCGCTCATCATGTAA
- a CDS encoding 2Fe-2S iron-sulfur cluster binding domain-containing protein, with translation MGGDSQHQIRGYEDIRKEIELRGTFGVDCIPRKGMWRDAVERLHPKRLKLRVSEIHKETDSVATLRLVADDRPLPPFQAGQHITVLVEIDGVRTGRPYSISSSPCQTAYYDITVKRAPHGFVSSYLLDRVRVGDVLVSTGPAGHFHYNPLFHGKNLVFMAGGGGITPFMSMIREVTDRGLDRTISLLYGCRTPQEAIFHEELTARARRHANFTYTPVISEPAAGCTEQTGFLDADLVKKLGISIDTAMFYLCGPGEMYGRCVPDLHKLGVPGRRIRQEVYGPGPGICDDPAWPADVAPDDVFSIRIAGGRTIAAPVSESLLVAMERAGMTVEHSCRSGRCSLCRVKVISGKVFQASGSLVRKSDRAHGYVHACSAYPLSDLEILL, from the coding sequence ATGGGCGGCGATTCACAACATCAGATCCGGGGTTATGAGGATATCAGGAAGGAGATCGAGCTTCGCGGGACATTCGGCGTTGACTGCATCCCGCGCAAGGGGATGTGGCGCGACGCGGTGGAGCGGCTTCATCCGAAGCGGTTGAAGCTTCGCGTCTCCGAGATTCATAAAGAAACGGACTCCGTTGCCACGCTGCGGCTGGTGGCGGATGACAGGCCCCTTCCTCCGTTCCAGGCCGGACAGCATATCACGGTCCTGGTCGAGATCGACGGGGTCCGCACCGGCCGTCCCTACAGCATCTCGTCATCGCCCTGCCAGACGGCGTATTACGACATTACGGTAAAGCGCGCGCCTCATGGCTTCGTTTCATCCTACCTGCTCGACCGGGTGCGTGTGGGGGACGTCCTTGTTTCCACCGGCCCGGCGGGACATTTCCATTACAACCCGCTTTTCCACGGGAAGAACCTTGTCTTTATGGCGGGGGGCGGCGGCATAACGCCCTTCATGAGCATGATCCGGGAAGTTACGGACCGCGGCCTTGACCGAACTATCAGCCTGTTATACGGCTGCAGGACCCCGCAGGAGGCCATCTTCCATGAGGAGCTGACGGCCCGGGCGCGCCGCCACGCCAATTTTACTTATACCCCGGTGATCTCTGAGCCGGCCGCGGGCTGCACGGAACAGACCGGCTTCCTTGATGCCGATCTTGTCAAAAAGCTGGGCATCTCCATTGATACCGCCATGTTCTACCTGTGCGGTCCCGGGGAGATGTACGGGCGCTGCGTCCCGGACCTGCATAAGCTCGGCGTTCCCGGGCGCCGTATCAGGCAGGAAGTGTACGGACCCGGGCCCGGAATTTGCGACGACCCGGCCTGGCCGGCCGATGTTGCGCCCGATGATGTCTTTTCCATCCGTATAGCCGGCGGGCGGACAATCGCAGCCCCGGTGTCAGAGTCATTGCTGGTTGCGATGGAGCGGGCCGGCATGACGGTGGAGCACAGCTGTCGCTCCGGCCGGTGCAGCCTGTGCCGTGTCAAGGTCATTTCGGGGAAGGTATTCCAGGCATCCGGCTCGCTGGTGAGAAAATCGGATCGGGCCCATGGCTATGTCCACGCCTGCTCCGCCTATCCGTTGAGCGATCTGGAAATTTTGCTATAG
- a CDS encoding acyl-CoA dehydrogenase family protein, which yields MNFALSEEQQLIRETIHNFVVRECSRDSVKKMDESGEFPAGLFKTIQTMGFCGLIVPETYGGGGPNTIGAVLVVEELAALYPSLAAIFIASTFCGGNIISALGSADQKKRLLPAIVEKASLFAYALRESDDAYGQFSAKTRAAKSGNGFVLNGAKVGVRLADRADHFLVLASTDPEKEPEHGLTVFIVDSKKKGITVKSVDRVGFDSINIGAVEFKDVALDASDVLGGPEMANKGWTQLQRIMESENIEVASAALGMAQGAYEYASQYARDRVQFGKPIIDFGAVRHMLADMAIQISGARLIAYQAAWLNDKGENPAIESVMARYHAVGAANTAAFNCVQILGGYGYAREYDAQRYLRDAIVMLTGGESVEIIKENIAKSLALEA from the coding sequence ATGAATTTTGCATTGAGTGAAGAGCAGCAACTGATTCGAGAAACCATACATAATTTCGTCGTCCGGGAATGCAGCCGCGACAGCGTCAAGAAAATGGACGAAAGCGGGGAGTTTCCGGCCGGTCTGTTCAAGACGATCCAGACCATGGGTTTTTGCGGCCTCATAGTCCCCGAAACGTACGGCGGCGGCGGGCCCAACACCATAGGAGCGGTGCTCGTGGTCGAGGAATTGGCCGCATTGTATCCCTCCCTCGCGGCGATTTTCATCGCGTCGACATTCTGCGGCGGAAATATCATTTCCGCCCTCGGCAGTGCGGACCAGAAGAAGCGATTGCTGCCGGCGATTGTGGAGAAGGCGTCGCTCTTCGCCTATGCCCTCAGGGAATCGGATGACGCCTACGGCCAGTTCTCGGCCAAAACAAGGGCTGCAAAATCGGGAAACGGCTTTGTCCTGAACGGCGCCAAAGTCGGCGTTCGTCTGGCCGACCGCGCCGATCACTTTCTCGTGCTGGCAAGCACGGACCCGGAGAAGGAACCGGAGCACGGGCTTACCGTGTTCATCGTCGACTCGAAGAAGAAAGGAATTACGGTGAAGTCCGTGGACAGGGTCGGGTTCGATTCGATCAATATCGGCGCCGTTGAGTTCAAGGATGTCGCTCTGGACGCGTCGGATGTCCTGGGCGGGCCGGAGATGGCGAACAAAGGCTGGACGCAGCTGCAGCGCATAATGGAATCCGAGAACATTGAAGTGGCCAGCGCCGCCCTCGGCATGGCCCAGGGGGCCTATGAATACGCATCCCAGTATGCCAGGGACCGCGTTCAGTTCGGAAAACCGATCATCGATTTCGGCGCGGTCCGGCACATGCTGGCGGACATGGCCATCCAGATCAGCGGGGCGCGATTGATCGCCTACCAGGCGGCATGGCTCAACGACAAGGGAGAGAATCCGGCCATTGAATCCGTCATGGCGCGCTATCACGCGGTCGGGGCAGCCAACACCGCTGCGTTTAACTGCGTCCAGATCCTCGGCGGGTACGGATACGCGCGGGAATATGACGCTCAGCGCTATTTGCGGGACGCGATCGTCATGCTGACCGGCGGCGAGTCGGTGGAGATCATAAAAGAGAATATCGCGAAGTCCCTCGCTCTGGAGGCGTAG
- a CDS encoding enoyl-CoA hydratase/isomerase family protein, translating into MAKVFNLEKQDDLAIVRFDVAGDAVNTWTDQAVEDFDELIGRLEKEKSNYKAVIFISGKSSFHAGGDLALIESITDYPKFQARCMRFTQLFLKMENLGIPTIAAINGQCMGGGYEFALAMTARIATDSPKTLVGLPEISVGLMPGGGGTQRLPRLIGYAALEIILKGQVMPAKKGLEAGLIDKIVPESADLLAEAKVFAKDVAGGTAALKRPKQDLSGLDEVIATAAKGVLKASRGRELPGPKYALKAIKEGLKMPIADGLALEVQCFMNVLRSPEAKGMINTFFLKTYSDKPQAMIPKGFAVKQINKLAVLGFGIMGRGIVIEILRRLQKPVVVKDLPAALEPGKAAVKKVLEGMAEKGKLAKPVDDLMKLIIPVTDWTDDFKDVDVVIEAVFEDPAVKDEVYRSLCTVVPDNCILASNTSSLPVNLLAQSVKNPQRFAGIHFFSPVWKMELVEIIRGKDTSDDAINNIIALAAALRKRPVVCNDNPGFVVNAMLFPYFIKTYELLGEGVSIESIDNAMMKFGLPVGPIRLTDEVGIDTSYLVLTKSLKKTAPPAIENLYKAGRYGRNKNGKGFYDKEGKVDVEALPLINPDGKKKEYSEEQIQEMLFTPFIATGNELLEKKIINDPRSIDIGAVWGIGFPADKGGPMKWADLTGLSKTMFNKNFYK; encoded by the coding sequence ATGGCAAAAGTATTCAATCTGGAAAAGCAGGATGATCTGGCAATCGTTCGGTTCGACGTGGCCGGCGACGCGGTCAATACATGGACCGATCAGGCAGTCGAGGATTTCGACGAGCTGATCGGACGACTCGAGAAGGAAAAATCGAATTACAAGGCCGTTATTTTCATCTCCGGCAAGAGCTCCTTTCACGCCGGCGGGGACCTGGCCCTCATTGAAAGCATAACCGATTATCCTAAATTCCAGGCCCGCTGCATGCGTTTCACCCAGCTATTCCTGAAAATGGAAAACCTCGGCATACCGACAATCGCGGCGATCAACGGACAGTGCATGGGCGGCGGCTACGAGTTCGCTCTGGCCATGACGGCCCGTATCGCCACGGACAGCCCCAAGACCCTGGTGGGACTGCCCGAGATATCCGTGGGCCTCATGCCGGGCGGCGGCGGCACCCAGCGCCTGCCGCGGCTTATCGGGTACGCGGCCCTGGAAATCATACTCAAGGGCCAGGTCATGCCGGCGAAAAAGGGCCTGGAGGCCGGTCTCATCGACAAGATCGTTCCGGAAAGCGCCGATCTCCTGGCAGAAGCGAAGGTCTTCGCCAAGGATGTCGCCGGTGGCACCGCGGCGTTGAAGCGCCCGAAACAGGACCTGTCCGGCCTGGACGAGGTGATTGCCACGGCCGCGAAGGGCGTTCTCAAGGCGTCGCGGGGCAGGGAATTGCCCGGGCCGAAATACGCTCTCAAGGCCATTAAAGAAGGACTCAAGATGCCGATCGCCGACGGACTGGCGCTGGAGGTCCAGTGCTTCATGAACGTGCTCAGGTCACCCGAAGCGAAGGGCATGATCAATACCTTCTTCCTTAAAACATACTCCGACAAGCCCCAGGCGATGATACCGAAGGGATTCGCCGTGAAACAGATAAACAAGCTCGCCGTCCTCGGATTCGGCATCATGGGACGCGGCATTGTCATCGAAATATTGCGGCGCCTGCAGAAGCCGGTGGTGGTGAAGGATCTTCCCGCCGCCCTGGAACCGGGGAAGGCCGCGGTAAAGAAGGTCCTCGAGGGGATGGCGGAAAAGGGAAAACTCGCGAAGCCGGTCGACGATCTCATGAAGCTCATCATCCCGGTGACGGACTGGACCGATGATTTCAAGGATGTCGACGTGGTCATCGAGGCCGTGTTCGAGGACCCCGCGGTCAAGGACGAGGTGTACCGCTCCCTCTGCACGGTGGTCCCGGACAACTGCATACTGGCGAGCAACACCTCCAGCCTCCCGGTCAACCTGCTGGCGCAGAGCGTGAAAAATCCCCAGCGCTTCGCCGGCATACACTTCTTCTCGCCGGTATGGAAGATGGAGCTCGTGGAGATCATTCGCGGCAAAGATACGTCTGATGATGCCATTAACAACATCATCGCCCTGGCCGCGGCGCTCAGGAAGCGCCCCGTGGTCTGCAACGACAATCCCGGCTTCGTGGTCAACGCCATGCTCTTCCCCTACTTCATCAAGACATACGAGCTTCTCGGGGAGGGCGTCAGCATAGAAAGCATCGATAACGCCATGATGAAGTTCGGGCTCCCGGTGGGGCCCATACGCCTGACCGACGAGGTGGGGATAGATACGTCCTATCTGGTCCTCACGAAATCCCTCAAGAAGACCGCGCCGCCGGCGATCGAGAATCTTTACAAGGCCGGACGGTATGGACGCAACAAGAACGGCAAGGGCTTTTACGACAAGGAAGGGAAGGTCGACGTCGAAGCGCTGCCGCTCATCAATCCTGACGGGAAAAAGAAAGAATACAGCGAGGAGCAGATACAGGAGATGCTCTTTACTCCCTTCATAGCGACGGGAAACGAGCTCCTGGAAAAGAAGATCATCAACGATCCCCGGTCGATCGATATCGGCGCTGTGTGGGGGATCGGCTTCCCGGCGGACAAGGGAGGCCCGATGAAGTGGGCCGATCTCACGGGATTGTCAAAGACCATGTTCAATAAGAATTTTTATAAATAA